A region of Diospyros lotus cultivar Yz01 chromosome 3, ASM1463336v1, whole genome shotgun sequence DNA encodes the following proteins:
- the LOC127796480 gene encoding cationic peroxidase 1-like: protein MTMGSNLYHFCFGFSISLVLFGLAFGQLSTDYYASTCPKALSTIRNVVFKAVANEHRMGASLLRLHFHDCFVNGCDASILLDDTSSFTGEKTAVPNKDSARGFDVIDTIKSAVENICPGVVSCADIVAVAARDSVVKLGGPWWAVQLGRRDSTTASFSGANSGIPSPFMDLAALISKFSNKGFTAKEMVTLSGAHTIGQAACRNFRSRIYNETNIDSSFAASLKPNCPSAGGDSSLSPLDADTSDVFDNAYFKDLVNKKGLLHSDQQLFNGGSTDSQVSAYSTGPAAFRSDFADAMVKMGSLSPLTGTNGEIRSNCRKIN, encoded by the exons ATGACCATGGGCTCTAATCTGTATCATTTTTGCTTCGGCTTCTCCATTTCCTTGGTTCTGTTTGGCTTGGCCTTTGGGCAACTGTCCACAGATTACTATGCATCAACGTGCCCAAAAGCTCTTTCTACCATTAGAAATGTGGTCTTTAAGGCAGTGGCTAATGAACATCGCATGGGGGCTTCATTGCTTCGTCTTCATTTCCATGACTGCTTCGTCAAt GGATGCGATGCATCAATCCTGCTGGACGACACTTCAAGCTTCACTGGGGAGAAAACAGCCGTCCCAAACAAAGATTCAGCGAGGGGTTTCGACGTGATCGATACGATAAAATCTGCAGTCGAGAACATTTGTCCCGGAGTTGTTTCTTGTGCAGATATTGTAGCTGTCGCCGCTCGTGATTCTGTTGTTAAA cTGGGAGGGCCGTGGTGGGCTGTTCAACTGGGCAGAAGAGACTCAACCACGGCGAGCTTTAGCGGCGCAAACAGCGGCATCCCGTCGCCTTTCATGGATCTTGCTGCTCTTATTTCCAAATTCTCCAACAAAGGCTTCACTGCCAAAGAAATGGTTACTCTCTCTG GAGCCCACACCATAGGCCAAGCTGCGTGCAGAAACTTCCGAAGCCGCATCTACAATGAAACCAACATCGATTCGTCCTTCGCAGCGTCGCTGAAACCGAACTGCCCGAGCGCCGGCGGCGACAGCAGCCTTTCTCCCCTTGACGCAGACACTTCCGACGTCTTCGACAACGCTTATTTCAAGGACCTGGTGAACAAGAAAGGCCTCCTGCACTCGGACCAGCAGCTCTTCAATGGCGGCTCCACAGACTCTCAGGTCTCGGCTTACAGCACCGGTCCGGCGGCGTTTCGTTCGGATTTTGCCGATGCCATGGTGAAGATGGGGAGCCTCAGCCCTCTCACCGGAACGAATGGCGAAATTCGGAGCAATTGCAGGAAAATCAACTGA